TTGATGTGGAAATGATCAAACTTTTGGGCTTGTGCAACTTGGGATCCTTGCCACCCATTACAATGAACGCATTTCCATTCTCAAGCTATGGTTCAAAAGTGAGTCCTGTTCAGGtgcgcctctctctctctctctctctctctctctcataagtcatatatatatatgtatatatatagtggGAAATAAATGACTTAGTAATGTTGTGATGATCATGGAAAATGCATAGGGACTGTATCAATATGGTATATTCAGCACATTTTTTGTTGGGAATGAGGTTCCAGGCCGGTTCAGCTATAAAAGTACCAAGTCCTCCATATCTTTTATTGTCCCTTTTCTCCCTTCTAGTCACAGAATCCGAGGCTTGAACATCTTTGCTACCTATGCAAACAAGGAGAATTCTAATtataatgatgatgatgatgctgaTGATAAACCTCCAATGATAATCAAAGTGAGTAACAAGAGCAAGGGTCTGAAGTGGATCTATTTCCCATTATTCTATGGTATCCCAGGCGACGAAGAAgatatgatatggttgagtcATTGGAAGATGGAGAACGAAACAATATTACAATGTGGAGATGAAGTGGTGGTTTCAATAGTGGCCGGACCACATAAGTTGTTTCGGATAAAGGAGTTTGGTGTTGAGCTTATGCAAGAGTACCAGAATAATATGATTATAAGTACCCAACACAACACCAAATCAGTTCCTAATTATCCAGCTGTCATCGGTGGAGATTTGTCCATGTGGGAAATTATACAAGGAATATACACACTTGGTTTCCTCGGAGAAATTGTAGAAGACACAGATGACTATGAGCAGAGATGGTTCAATCGCCTCATCATGGACAATGATGAAGAAGACACAGGTATGCTGTGTTGTTGTATTGCAATGAATTATACTCCATCCAAACACTTCCAAGTCCGTCTGTATTCAAttcaaaaacataaatattatGTTATTTGTATGTTTTTCAGACAAAGAAGGGCAAGAGGATGAACCTGATTACACAATTGCAAGGACGAGGGCTGCCAGTAACAACTGCGGCCTCAGAGGCTGGAAAGTGCTCGTCACAGCTGCCGGATTATTTTTCACGCTTGCTTTGGTAGTTCGGTCCTCCATCTCCCAGAAAAAGAAGCGACAATAATCCACAAGCCATCcatgagtttgtaattttatttgatccAGACATCTTTGGATTCCCTCCTTGTTTTCAAGATGTTTTCTGCCTTCAAAATATCAAAGTTTCAGATGTGTTCATCTTCAACATCATCAAATATTGAATAAATATAGCATAAAATACATCCAACATAAGTGATACTTAAGAATTTTTCTTCCCTGCCACTGATTGCATACAATCCCGTACTAGAGAAGATAAACAGATGGTTGTATACTAGCAgtaaataattgaaaaaaacGATTCTAAACATACAAGGGAAGGATTTGACATAAGTATCTTTAGCAATACCAGGCAAGAATCAATTCTTCGAATTGGGGGAAAATATTTCGGCATAGGGGAAAGCAAAAGCATCCTATCTGCTTATAAATGTCAAATTTACAGATATTAATTGTCAGTTACAACAAAATGATGCTTCTGAAAGACTGCCCCCATTGAAAAATTGTGTAAATTACATAAATATCAGTACAACAGATATTAGATTgaataatatatcaaataaattaacAGCAGACAATTTCTTAGCCTGAGATCTAAGGACTATACAGCTGATTCAGCATTGCATTGCTACTACACTGCGGAAGCTGGTTTCTGCTTCTTCAACCCGAACAAATTATTGAGGTCAGGAAGCATAGGAGAAACGGCCATGGTCTCTGGAGCCATGAAATTTACTATCTTCTCATAAACATTATACCTGCAAAAGCATAATGCAAAGCCTTAAAACAATCTAGCCTAGTTTGCTCAACAGATGCTCCAAGATATTCCAAAACAAAATCACAGCAGTTTCACATAGGGAACCGAAGAATCTATTGATAACTTGCGACTATTAGAGGCTCTTCTGTCAACAATCTTTCTCTTCTTAGCATGCAACTTTTTCAAGGAATAAAATAATGTCTATGCAGATAATCAAATAGCGCAAAATCAGaattaataaacaaaagaagtttAGGATCAATTAGGTTGTGATTGTTAGCAGGAATAGCTGCTAGCTTGTTCCGTTTTTAAAgttacaaaaacataaaaacttgAACAATAGAAGTTCGGGATCAATTAGGTTCCAAGCCCACTATAAGCAGAGACAATACAATGTCATTGACTTCCATAGCTGCAGATGCAGATTGTTTGAATGAAACTTTTCTCATGGCTTAGACTTAGTCACTTCAAGGTGGTTAGACGAGTCCAAATTGTTTGAAAATCATGTTCATCCACTCTACATATCCAAAGCAGCAAGTTAACGAGGATACCGGATATCACTTGGGAGGATACAATCCTTAACAATTTCAAAAGCCACACCTTTTATATGCAATCTGATTGCATGTGTTTTGAACTACAGGAAATCTTATAGATTGGGTAAACCGTATCGTATATCAAATTCAAATGCAATCATTCATATATGAAGTATGAGATGGCCTAATAGTTTTACCAGAAGTTGCTGGGTCAATTGTCCCAAAAAATTCTTTCAGTAATTGTTGGTAAAACTCAGAGTCATCCAAAAGTTCGGGGTCACCATCAGCGTGTGCACCAGCATCAGATTGTGTCTCCTATCAGAGTGAAGGAATAAAAGTACTTAATTTGTGCAAAGAGAAATATAACACATATAAAAGATAATTAAAGCAGACCTTACAGGCTGCACATCGAAGTGGCAAacgaatcaaaattttaaacataaagaTAGAATTAAAGCTAATGGCATATGAAGAGTATTGAAACTGTCACAGCCCTCACACACAGGTTGCATGATCTTTTCTTATAGCAATAAAAGGAACAAATTCATCAAGTCACACTAGGGCCATCCAAAAAGAAAATGGAAGCAAAGTACCAAACACCACaaacaacccaaatttgttCAAATCAAATTAATTATAAACTGCATCCATCCCAAACGATGAATTTGTACCTCATTTGGGAGTTAAAAACTTCAAATACCACatgaaaaaaatgtaaattcCATGGACATTCAATTCCAATGAATTTACAGATGGATCCTCAGATTAATATAGGATTATAGTTAACCACAATTATATGCAATCAGTACCTCTCTCTTTGCAGTGTTGTACCCCTCAAGAACCTGCACATCCACAACTTATGTTTCAGTTACTGAATGTACAAAACTTAAGAAAAACCCATCTTGTTATGATTTTAAAATTATGAAGCACAAATGAGCATGCACGTGGGAGTTATTATCTTACAGTACCAAATACAACAACTACTGATTTCCTCATCTGCATCTGTCTTCCTCTGCCATTTGtctattgatttgtttttgaaAGTAGCTATTCTACAAGATACAACATGACAGGTCTTGGTTGGACCAAGTAACCCGCATGGAAATGCACCAATAATGAAAAGTTGAAAATAGTATAACAAATTTCTAAAATTCATGCAAGAGAAGTTGTCGGAGCATGAAAGAATTCGTAGCATAACTGCCCAAGAGTATACATAAAGTAAACATATGGCAACATAGATTTTTTACAAGTATAATTTACAAATGCATTTCATGGTTCTTTGCTTGCCCTTTAGATagaaaactaatttaattagTGCCTAATGGAATTTAAATTTCAGAAAACTATTGCCTCGTATATGTCATATTGAACAGTTGACAAATTTAAATACATAATAGCCTCATTTATTAACTGATAAGAACTATGAATTAAAATATAACAAAAGTTAGACACCAAGGTATTGAAATACAGCAATAATAGTAACCTACTTGAATGCACCATTTAAGAGAATTTTAAcaataaaacaacaaaattctGAAGTTCTTTTTTGCTGCTCCAAATGGATCAGCGAAGTATGGcatgaagaaggaaaaaaaaaaattcagttttaTACATATACTTCAATACGATAATAGAATATGACATCTTAGATCATCCAGATTTACCTACAGAACAGGATATGTATTAGGAGAAGcaatatatgaacatatgcaGTATGAAGTTAATGAAGATGTAAACAGTACAAAGTAGGACAGTCAATTAGACCATGGTAGCCCAAAAGCCAATTTTTTTGCTAAATCAGGCTAAGGTTTATATGAGATCAAGCAGGAAAGATATGTGTCAATATATCCTAGGGCAATTTGAAATCTGGCTTCATCTTGGCTATCCTCAGATCAACAAAACGGCCCAACCGATTTACCTTCCCTGCCAACATTATGCTTTTGACGACTGCAACAAATATTGGGACTGGCTTGACCTCAATCAGAACTAAGCACAAACTTCACTACAATTCAGCAGACCCAAAGCTGATGTTCCAAGATTTACGTAACAATTGAGCCAGTCCAAGCTCAACCTCGATGCTTTGTGTTTTGGGATAAGCTTGGGCAAGGCTGAGCTCAATCCATTCCTCTTGATTAACACTCTTACACTCTTAATGATAACTTAGTACCAGCATAATCTGACTAATTATAGTAACTGTTGTAGTGGAACTATTGAAATTTGGGGAACCCTCAAAATCATATGAAATCGAGGAAACTTGAAGCATTTCCTTAAAGTTTGATTTGATAAAATTAAACTCTATCTCAGCTAATAGTATAGTTATAAGCTAAACACACTTTATGAGAATTTAAACGGTTATTAAAAACTTCAAACACAAAATGTAATACACAAAGCATATCTACAGATCTTTCACATATTGGCAATTCTTATCATGCGGAAAATGATAGATTATGCACAACAATGGAAAGCCAAATTGTATTACAAAATAACTATAATAGTTTGATAAATGTAGTTTGCACACACTATCTGTTGCTCGAACAAAGGACGGGTTCTTCACAAGTAAAGCCTGTAGTTTGCACACACTAACTAGGCCAGAATATGCTGCATTGACACCCTCATGTGAATCACAAAATAAAGACCTAATTGGCTCCTGCAGACAACCTCTCAGGAAAGAACGTAATATCTTAACATGTAAAAAATCTAAAAAGAAGGGGAAATGCAAAAGCGACCTGTGGTAATCTATGTGAACTTGAGAATGCTTTCTGAAGCAAGAATCTGAACTCAAGAGCTTTGTCCCAGAGAGCCTtcagaaaaatgaaaacaaaaggcATAGAAAACGGGTAAGAATGAACATCAATCAGACAATAATTCACTATATAaatcatttttttcaatttaaggATTGGCATAAAAAGAAGCTTTAAACAAGGAGCAATAATTTGATGTTGAAAAACAAAACCTATTTCATGGATATTACAAGAGCTATTATTTTGAACAACGCAAATTTTGGTTCTTCACTGCTTGACCTTTAGGAAGATCTTTCTTTAAAATATCTCTGCATGGGAAGAGAGAATAACCGAGGAACAAGATTAAATTCATATGTCAGCCTATATAACTCCATTTTATGCTTTCATAGTAACTAAATTAAATAGATACTGAAAATTATCCTTGAACTAAGATGAAATTGGCACTAGTATTCATTTCCTATAGCTACACTTGCGGACTATTTACATTATTCAATGACTTCTATAACCTAATATCAAATTTCATCACCAACCTCCAACTGCTATGCATATTATCTCCTATATTCACATTATTTAGCTCTATGTCTTCATTCTAATGATGCATCACaagtttataattaaaaataaaaggattgtGAACAGAAGTCTCTTCCCGCTTCTGATGATGAAGATTCATGTATTCTTTCTCGAATTCTTCCATCTCGGCATCTTTATTATAGGTTTGCCCATCACCATTTTCCTCTTCccccacttcttctccatcttcttcctcattttctgattctccttcctccttgttcaTCAAAGTCATCCTCTTCCTGCTCCATCTACATCACAAATCATTAACTAACAACAAATTCACCAAAGAAAAACCAAATAATTACCGAAACCCAATAGCAGAATTTACAAATCAAAGTAACACTCAGCTCATCGCTGTCGAAATCGCCATTGTCCTTGAACTCACTGTCACTGTCACGAGCCTTCCTCTCCATTGTGATGTCTGAGCCCCTACAAATTCAAACACCCAAATATCATAGAATTTAATTTCACAAGGATTTAAGCTTTTGATGGTACATACAACTTCATTTCAAAtatcaaaaccaatttatgaatACCAAATTCTAAAATTGATGatttttccttgttttctttCAGGCTAAACAAACCAAATATacatacagagagagagagagagagagagaccctaACCTTTTGAAGCTGCAAGGATAACAAAGACGGCTAGAGTTGAGAGAGGCACAGAGGAGTCTGAGAAGAAGCTCCAGGGTTTGGGTTTATGGGGGTTTAAGCACTGACGTGCAATTTACCGGCTGGAATTATCCGATTCTTAAACCCAAACCCGTCTTCTAAAACAAGTCCTAAAATCTGTCGATTATTTCCCCCTTCTTACCCTTAAATGGGCTTCATGGGCCAGTTACAATTTTAGATTGAACCAAGCCCATCTCATTTGATTGGCACTTTGTTGCACATTTAACCAGAGCGATTTATTTACTAcaatctaatgatatttctctttatttgtaagtcaTAGATTTTAGGTTCGACTCATGTAAGTGACCAATTCAATACTAAATTATGATGTTTGGCTCATTGTCCAGCTAGCCCGAACTCCATGCCTCTTAAAGAAATGAAAGACTTACTTAAAATAGGGGTGACAGATTGTCGGATGTATCCCAAGCCAATTTTATAACAGTTTCCCTCCAATCTTTcaactaggcctggcaaacgggtcgtgtcagtcgtgttcgtgtcgtttttgtgtaacacctgttatcttaacgggtcgtgtcgtgtcacacccgttatcttaacgggtccttaacaggtcgtgtcactttacccaacgggtaaagtgacccgacccgttatgacccgttatgacccgttaagaaaaatatattttttttcttaaatttgcacataccacacattgccacataaatattacttcaaaacattaaaacacatttgtcgtttaagtactacatctacactcgaaaataagagcctaataaaaaaataatacatacactactaatctattacaaattttaaatgtgcaaggatatgcaaaatgaaacagtttttgttttcaaggttgtgaaatctttctcaaaagtttaaacctcaatttacaaaatcctcgatttacatcgatcatcatgaaattgtattggaactttggcttgatctattgccttcaagagttatgttgatgatgttttcaataaggttttccacgtcataactatcttctgcataaactaagcatagaaaaaccaaacattaaaaatcattcaaattatgagaagtttaccaaaataattatgaaaaaaaataaaacaatagtactataccatacttttattaagtataaacataagattttgtggtatccactagtgtaaatattttaaattgaagatcgaattcaatcattgtattcatataaggtcaaggagtgtagctgcaaaaaatcatcaaaattagagttaaaatgaccgttaaatcgtgatttttctttttataaccgtcgaaaagttttgtcccgttaattgatctctgaatgtttgttttttgtaatttttgacgtatgcgatctcgaagtatatacaaacatgtttgatggttggatctttgaaactagtttcgtagaatgagtatcccatcaaaacaatacattcactaatacttaatagtttattcatacttttattaagtataacataagattttgaggtatccactagtgtaaatattttaaattgaagatcgaattcaatcattgtattcatataaggtcaaggagtgtaattgtaaaaaatcatcaaaatcggagttaaattaaccgttaaatcgtgatttttcgtttataaccgtcgaaaagttttgtcccgttacttgctctctgaatgttttttttttgcaatttttggtgtatgcgatctcgaaatata
This region of Malus domestica chromosome 07, GDT2T_hap1 genomic DNA includes:
- the LOC103427653 gene encoding uncharacterized protein, which produces MPILKLKKMIYIVNYCLIDVHSYPFSMPFVFIFLKALWDKALEFRFLLQKAFSSSHRLPQVLEGYNTAKREETQSDAGAHADGDPELLDDSEFYQQLLKEFFGTIDPATSGIMFMRR